Proteins found in one Corynebacterium canis genomic segment:
- a CDS encoding ABC transporter ATP-binding protein, producing the protein MLQLRDVARNGLLRPVTLTVGPGQRMVVAGPSGCGKTLLLRSIAELDPHEGTVLLDARSSRTWGIPAWRSHVMYIPQRPTFPTGTVRAALQAGFAFRAHQGRSYSEARALELLDLLGRPAELLDQSTMRLSGGESQSIALVRAVLLEPRVLLADEITAALDADLARRVETFLLDWSIAEDQRAVVWVGHNDAENQRVGTAAITLEKA; encoded by the coding sequence ATGCTCCAATTGCGCGACGTCGCCCGCAACGGCTTGCTCAGGCCGGTCACCCTCACCGTCGGCCCCGGACAACGCATGGTGGTTGCCGGCCCTTCCGGCTGCGGGAAAACTTTGTTGCTGCGGAGCATCGCCGAACTCGACCCCCACGAAGGCACCGTGCTTCTCGACGCCCGCTCCTCCCGCACCTGGGGCATTCCCGCTTGGCGTTCGCACGTGATGTATATCCCGCAGCGGCCGACCTTTCCCACAGGTACGGTTCGCGCGGCGCTGCAAGCCGGGTTTGCATTTCGCGCCCACCAGGGGCGTTCCTATTCGGAGGCGCGCGCTTTGGAATTGCTTGATTTGTTGGGGCGGCCCGCGGAGTTGCTGGACCAATCGACGATGCGGCTTTCTGGAGGGGAATCCCAATCCATCGCCTTGGTGCGCGCCGTGCTGCTGGAACCCCGCGTCCTACTTGCCGACGAAATCACCGCCGCCCTCGATGCGGACCTAGCGCGCCGCGTGGAAACCTTCCTGCTGGATTGGTCCATCGCCGAGGACCAGCGCGCAGTGGTTTGGGTCGGCCACAACGATGCCGAAAACCAGCGGGTGGGCACCGCAGCGATCACATTGGAGAAAGCATGA
- the rph gene encoding ribonuclease PH, whose amino-acid sequence MTDFSRADGRALDELRPVTITRGFTSNPAGSVLVEFGNTRVMCTASVEERIPRFKVGSGEGWLTAEYAMLPAATHERMPRESLKGKVKGRTHEISRLVGRSLRAAIDLRQLGENTIAIDCDVLQADGGTRTAAITGAYVALADAVAELRRRGVLTGNPLLPPVAAVSVGIIEGNVCLDLPYEEDSRAEVDMNVVMTAAGEFVEVQGTGEHNTFSRAQFNALLDAAEKGCAELIALQKAVLES is encoded by the coding sequence ATGACTGATTTTTCTCGTGCCGACGGCCGCGCCCTCGACGAACTGCGTCCCGTCACCATAACCAGGGGTTTTACTAGCAATCCGGCGGGTAGCGTACTCGTTGAATTTGGAAATACGCGGGTGATGTGCACCGCCAGCGTGGAGGAGCGGATCCCCCGGTTTAAGGTCGGCTCCGGGGAAGGTTGGCTTACCGCCGAGTACGCCATGTTGCCCGCCGCCACCCACGAGCGCATGCCGCGGGAATCGTTGAAGGGGAAGGTGAAGGGGCGGACGCATGAGATTTCTCGGCTGGTAGGGAGGTCGTTACGCGCGGCCATTGATTTGCGCCAGCTGGGGGAGAACACGATTGCGATTGATTGCGATGTATTGCAGGCGGATGGGGGCACGCGCACCGCGGCGATCACCGGCGCGTATGTCGCGTTGGCCGATGCCGTGGCGGAGCTTCGGCGGCGCGGGGTACTCACCGGGAATCCGTTGCTTCCTCCGGTCGCCGCCGTGTCCGTGGGCATTATCGAGGGCAATGTGTGCCTTGATCTCCCGTACGAGGAGGACTCCCGCGCGGAGGTGGACATGAACGTGGTGATGACGGCCGCAGGCGAGTTCGTTGAGGTCCAAGGCACCGGCGAACACAACACCTTCAGCCGCGCACAATTTAACGCGCTTCTCGACGCCGCGGAAAAGGGCTGCGCCGAACTCATCGCCCTTCAGAAAGCCGTGTTGGAGAGCTAG
- a CDS encoding S41 family peptidase — translation MNLPLIVLAGAGAVYRYGPSLGARYFGRPFYLIKPSPRRYCELALELAMRYGIDAASMTAHKGQLVARAKMPRAHSMAEAHEIADALLKAAGGKRSGVIDSAPAPIPTGVPKVERKENTVLVTLPGFSASDYANATSKSIIRELESGAKSVVIDLRAAHDGELAEMLAAVSPLLPDGVAFSYRDNTNDLTPVSLFYGQVDDGEYQAVIDGKQKYTVPVALLIGEHTRGTGEAVALAFRGLVDTRTFGTPTYGLTCWNAVFPMPDGTSFVLTTNTILARTGAEFCGEPIEPDSPTADPVTDALTWASLHG, via the coding sequence ATGAATCTCCCACTGATTGTGCTTGCTGGGGCCGGGGCTGTGTATCGGTATGGCCCGTCGCTCGGCGCCAGGTATTTTGGCCGCCCGTTCTATTTGATTAAGCCTTCGCCGCGCCGCTATTGCGAATTGGCGCTCGAATTAGCTATGCGCTACGGCATTGATGCCGCGTCGATGACCGCGCATAAGGGGCAGTTAGTTGCGCGTGCGAAGATGCCGCGCGCCCACAGCATGGCGGAGGCTCACGAGATTGCCGACGCCCTGCTTAAGGCCGCCGGCGGTAAACGTTCCGGCGTGATTGATTCGGCGCCCGCCCCGATTCCCACCGGGGTACCGAAGGTAGAGCGCAAGGAGAACACAGTGTTGGTTACCTTGCCGGGGTTTAGCGCCTCCGATTATGCGAACGCGACGTCGAAAAGCATTATCCGGGAGTTGGAATCCGGGGCGAAATCAGTGGTCATTGATTTGCGCGCCGCCCACGATGGTGAGCTGGCGGAAATGCTCGCCGCGGTGAGCCCCCTGCTTCCGGACGGCGTGGCGTTTTCCTACCGGGATAACACCAACGATCTCACCCCGGTGTCGCTGTTTTACGGCCAGGTGGATGACGGCGAATACCAGGCGGTGATCGACGGCAAACAGAAGTACACCGTGCCCGTCGCCCTGCTCATTGGGGAGCATACCCGCGGCACCGGGGAGGCGGTGGCCTTAGCGTTCCGCGGGCTGGTGGATACCCGCACCTTTGGCACCCCAACCTACGGTTTGACCTGCTGGAACGCGGTGTTTCCGATGCCGGACGGCACGAGCTTTGTGCTCACCACAAACACCATTTTGGCGCGCACGGGTGCGGAGTTCTGCGGCGAGCCGATCGAGCCGGATTCCCCCACGGCGGACCCAGTTACCGACGCACTCACTTGGGCCTCACTCCACGGATAG
- a CDS encoding ABC transporter permease → MSLTQLAFGAGFMLIALAFSIALRLGLERSIIVASVRMTAQLLLVGMILTWVFTLSSGWLVAGIGLIMTALAAHAAASRPARKYPEILLDSFLAVFGSAYLLSGIALVGILRPEPWFNPQHAIPILGMVLGNALTGVSLALDRYTNALETERDLIEGRLALGATRWEATHTHFREAMRAGMIPTLNSMAVMGIVSLPGMMTGQILGGADPTTAVRYQIFIMFTIAAGTTLASVWILTLAFLRLFDTSHRLRLERLVDR, encoded by the coding sequence ATGAGCCTGACACAACTTGCGTTCGGGGCAGGTTTTATGCTGATTGCCCTGGCCTTTTCGATCGCACTGCGGCTTGGCCTGGAACGTTCCATTATCGTGGCCAGTGTCCGCATGACCGCCCAGCTCTTGCTGGTGGGAATGATCCTGACCTGGGTGTTTACCCTTTCCTCCGGCTGGCTGGTCGCCGGGATCGGGCTGATCATGACGGCTCTCGCCGCGCACGCTGCCGCCAGCCGGCCCGCCCGCAAATACCCCGAGATTCTCCTTGATAGTTTCCTCGCCGTCTTTGGCTCCGCCTACCTCCTCAGCGGCATCGCCTTGGTTGGTATCCTGCGCCCCGAGCCTTGGTTCAACCCGCAGCACGCCATCCCGATCTTGGGCATGGTGCTTGGCAACGCCCTCACCGGTGTCTCCCTCGCCCTCGACCGCTACACAAATGCCTTGGAAACCGAGCGCGACCTTATCGAAGGCAGACTCGCATTAGGTGCCACCCGGTGGGAGGCGACCCATACCCACTTCCGCGAAGCCATGCGCGCCGGCATGATCCCCACCCTGAACAGCATGGCGGTGATGGGCATCGTGTCCCTCCCCGGCATGATGACCGGCCAAATCCTTGGCGGTGCCGACCCGACCACCGCCGTCCGTTACCAAATCTTTATCATGTTCACCATTGCCGCTGGAACTACCCTCGCCAGCGTCTGGATCCTTACCCTCGCCTTCCTTCGCCTCTTCGACACCTCGCATCGCCTTCGCCTGGAGCGCCTCGTCGACCGCTAA
- the murI gene encoding glutamate racemase, translated as MNNAPIGIFDSGVGGLTVARAIVDQLPHESIIYIGDTAHAPYGPLPMETVRAHATRIADELVRRGCKLIVIACNTATAAFLDEARMRYDVPILGVIHPAVRRAIATTRNGKIGVIGTVGTVNSGSYQRQFAQASGVQVFAQPCPSFVDFVERGITSGRQILGVAQAYIEPLQAAGVDTLVLGCTHYPLLTGVIQLAMGDNVTLVSSAEETAKDVLRILSERDMLASEGYTATRTFESTGDPALFAQLAERFLGPHVTEVSLLEGM; from the coding sequence GTGAATAATGCGCCCATAGGTATTTTCGATTCCGGTGTCGGCGGGCTGACGGTGGCGCGTGCGATCGTCGATCAGCTGCCGCACGAATCGATCATTTATATCGGCGATACCGCCCACGCACCATACGGGCCATTGCCCATGGAGACGGTACGCGCTCACGCCACCCGCATCGCCGATGAACTCGTGCGGCGCGGCTGCAAACTCATCGTTATCGCATGCAACACCGCAACCGCAGCCTTCCTCGACGAGGCGCGCATGCGTTACGACGTCCCTATCCTCGGCGTGATCCACCCAGCGGTACGGCGCGCGATCGCCACCACCCGCAACGGGAAAATAGGTGTGATTGGTACGGTAGGCACGGTCAACTCAGGCAGCTACCAACGGCAATTCGCCCAGGCGTCGGGCGTACAAGTGTTCGCGCAGCCCTGCCCCAGTTTTGTGGACTTTGTGGAGCGCGGAATCACCTCCGGCAGGCAAATCCTTGGGGTGGCGCAGGCATATATCGAACCCCTGCAAGCGGCGGGGGTAGACACGCTGGTGTTGGGTTGCACCCACTACCCCCTCCTAACGGGGGTGATCCAGTTGGCCATGGGCGACAATGTGACGCTTGTCTCCAGCGCCGAGGAAACTGCAAAGGACGTGCTGCGGATACTGAGCGAACGGGACATGCTTGCGAGCGAGGGGTACACGGCGACGCGGACATTCGAATCTACGGGTGATCCGGCCCTGTTTGCCCAGTTAGCGGAGCGCTTCCTTGGGCCGCATGTGACGGAAGTAAGTTTATTGGAAGGGATGTAA
- a CDS encoding MBL fold metallo-hydrolase: MKLTILGCSGSLSAPGNPASGYLITVDNAPSVLMDIGPGVLASLQEVQNPSDTHVVLSHLHPDHCLDFPSLLVWRRYHPTARAEQRHLCIGPMDTTHRLGMLSSDDPDGVDDMSDSFAITSWVARQSEIVDRLRITPYPTVHPIESYAMRVVEPHTGAVLAYSGDSAYTDELIECAAAADLFLCEATWGASSEGMTPNIHMSGAEAGRIAQKAGVRELVLVHIPPWGDPEGAKTAAEAEFDGKVTIGRPGMEFTFL, from the coding sequence ATGAAGTTGACCATTCTCGGGTGTAGCGGCAGCTTAAGTGCGCCCGGCAATCCTGCCTCCGGCTACCTCATCACGGTGGACAACGCCCCGTCGGTGCTTATGGACATCGGACCTGGCGTTCTCGCCAGCCTGCAGGAGGTTCAAAACCCCTCCGACACCCACGTAGTGTTAAGCCACCTCCACCCGGACCATTGCCTGGATTTCCCCTCCTTGCTGGTGTGGCGGCGGTACCATCCGACCGCGCGCGCAGAGCAACGCCACCTTTGTATCGGGCCCATGGATACGACCCACCGCCTGGGGATGCTTTCGAGCGACGACCCCGACGGCGTCGATGATATGTCCGATAGTTTCGCCATTACGTCGTGGGTGGCGCGGCAATCCGAAATCGTGGATAGATTGCGCATTACCCCTTACCCGACCGTGCATCCGATCGAGTCTTATGCGATGCGCGTGGTAGAGCCCCACACCGGTGCCGTTCTCGCATACTCTGGCGATTCCGCATACACCGACGAACTTATCGAATGCGCCGCGGCCGCCGACCTTTTCTTATGTGAAGCCACCTGGGGCGCCAGCAGCGAGGGCATGACACCCAATATTCACATGTCCGGCGCCGAGGCGGGGCGCATCGCCCAAAAGGCAGGCGTACGCGAGCTTGTGCTGGTGCATATTCCGCCGTGGGGCGACCCCGAAGGTGCTAAAACCGCAGCTGAGGCCGAATTTGACGGCAAGGTGACCATTGGGCGGCCCGGGATGGAGTTTACGTTCCTGTGA
- a CDS encoding non-canonical purine NTP pyrophosphatase, with product MLLHVASHNPKKLKELRRVLDAAGVAGIELVSSEDLLGYPEPVEDGRTFADNALIKARAGAKETGVTTIADDSGLTVEALNGMPGVLSARWSGKHGDDAANNALLLDQLSDVPHGRRNAAFVSVCAVVTPDGEEYVEKGVWAGRLVRTPVGANGFGYDPLFVPAEEDERVSGSDERPRTSAELTAAEKDALSHRGKALGLLVPVLVQLAAEAAARGEGVGPENNSALSVE from the coding sequence ATGTTATTGCACGTCGCATCGCACAACCCCAAGAAGCTCAAGGAGCTCCGCCGCGTCCTCGACGCCGCCGGCGTGGCGGGAATCGAACTGGTGTCCTCGGAAGACCTGCTGGGCTATCCGGAACCGGTGGAGGACGGCCGCACCTTTGCCGATAATGCGCTGATCAAGGCGCGGGCCGGGGCGAAGGAAACCGGGGTGACCACCATTGCGGACGATTCGGGCCTTACGGTGGAGGCGTTGAATGGCATGCCGGGGGTGCTATCCGCCCGGTGGAGCGGTAAGCATGGCGATGATGCGGCGAATAACGCATTGCTGTTAGATCAGTTGAGCGATGTGCCGCATGGGCGTCGTAACGCGGCGTTCGTATCTGTGTGCGCGGTGGTCACCCCCGATGGGGAGGAGTATGTGGAAAAGGGCGTGTGGGCGGGTCGCCTCGTGCGCACTCCCGTAGGCGCAAATGGGTTCGGTTATGACCCCCTCTTCGTGCCCGCCGAGGAAGACGAACGTGTGTCCGGAAGCGACGAGCGGCCGCGCACCTCCGCCGAACTCACCGCGGCGGAAAAAGACGCGCTTTCCCATCGCGGCAAGGCGCTTGGCCTGCTGGTGCCCGTGCTGGTGCAGCTCGCGGCGGAGGCGGCGGCGCGCGGCGAAGGTGTAGGGCCGGAAAACAATAGCGCGCTATCCGTGGAGTGA